The Ignavibacteriales bacterium nucleotide sequence AACATAACATCACAATTGTTCTTGGACTAATAATTGCCATTACGACGATTGCAACATTTGCTCAGAACAAGAAAAAAGTAGAAATGCCTAAAGCAATTACTGGAGCTTTTCAAAAAGCTTATCCGAATGCAAAACTTTTATCCTTTTCCAAAGAGAAAGAAAAAGGGCAAGTACAATACGAAGTTGAGAGTCAAGACGGAGCTACAAGACGCGATTTAATATATGATGTAAATGGAAATGTGCTAGAGATAGAAGAAGTTATTTCTGCAGAAGATTTACCTGCAGTTATCAAACAAGTATTAGAAAAGGATTATAAAAATGCCATTATAGTAAAAGCTGAAACATTGGTTAGAGGTGATGTATTAGCATATGAACTTTCTATGAAAAAGGGTAATAAAAAATTTGGCCTAACATTCGATAAAGATGGTACATTAAAAAAGTAACATGGAATTTTTCGTTCTAGTATTTTTATTTATTGTCGATATCCAAAACTCCGTGCACATTAAAAATTACAATTATGATTGACTTCTTCGAGAAAGGAATGTGGAATTGCATTACAAAATTTTCAGTTCCGGTAATTATTATTACA carries:
- a CDS encoding PepSY-like domain-containing protein — translated: MKHNITIVLGLIIAITTIATFAQNKKKVEMPKAITGAFQKAYPNAKLLSFSKEKEKGQVQYEVESQDGATRRDLIYDVNGNVLEIEEVISAEDLPAVIKQVLEKDYKNAIIVKAETLVRGDVLAYELSMKKGNKKFGLTFDKDGTLKK